In Halococcus hamelinensis 100A6, a single genomic region encodes these proteins:
- a CDS encoding SDR family oxidoreductase has protein sequence MEEMLSGKTAVVTGGASGNGRAISSLFAEEGADVVVADIREEPREGGEPTHERIEANTDANATFVECDVTDYEALKDAVAAADEFGGIDTMVNNAGVFRAEEFLEEGDDVFDMIMDINVRGTYYGSRAAANAMLDDGGGSIVNLSSVAGLEGSGEFISYCASKGAVRLMTYSLASLLGPEGVRVNAIHPGLIETSMTTEDVPIFGTDEEAGFVGQIPSGRGGTAEDVAKGALFLASDLSDYVNAESLVIDGGMTNSQ, from the coding sequence ATGGAGGAGATGTTGAGCGGCAAGACTGCCGTCGTCACGGGTGGCGCAAGTGGAAACGGCCGCGCGATCTCGTCGCTGTTCGCGGAAGAGGGCGCGGATGTCGTCGTCGCGGATATCCGAGAAGAGCCTCGTGAGGGCGGCGAACCCACTCACGAACGGATCGAAGCGAATACTGACGCGAACGCGACGTTCGTCGAGTGTGACGTGACCGATTACGAAGCGCTGAAGGATGCCGTCGCAGCCGCCGACGAGTTCGGTGGCATCGACACGATGGTGAACAACGCGGGCGTTTTCCGCGCTGAAGAGTTCCTCGAGGAGGGCGACGACGTCTTCGATATGATCATGGACATCAACGTCCGTGGAACCTACTATGGGTCACGCGCGGCCGCCAATGCCATGCTCGACGACGGCGGCGGAAGCATCGTAAACCTCTCGAGCGTTGCTGGCCTCGAAGGTTCGGGGGAGTTCATCAGCTACTGTGCCTCGAAAGGTGCAGTTCGCTTGATGACGTACTCGCTCGCCTCGCTACTTGGACCCGAGGGCGTTCGGGTCAATGCGATACACCCGGGACTGATCGAGACGTCGATGACGACCGAGGACGTACCGATCTTCGGCACTGACGAAGAAGCGGGGTTCGTCGGGCAGATACCGAGTGGACGCGGCGGTACGGCGGAGGACGTCGCAAAGGGTGCGCTGTTCCTCGCCTCGGACCTCAGCGATTACGTCAATGCCGAATCGCTCGTGATAGATGGTGGAATGACGAACTCTCAGTAG
- a CDS encoding cyclase family protein, translated as MQVDLSHRIETGMTVYPGDPSVCVEPHAAYDQDSYRVSAVQLGSHTGTHIDAPSHVLADGRTLDAYSLERFTFDAVRIDCTGSSDREPITVEDVPDDEADIALFWTDWSTLWGTERYLDHPYLTPDAAAVCAERGYAVGIDALSPDPTPTQNSEETDPSGLQAHHTLLGADNLIIENLRNLGKLPDRFELRAYPLALGGDGAPVRAVGIVDR; from the coding sequence GTGCAAGTCGACCTCAGCCACCGAATCGAGACCGGAATGACCGTCTATCCAGGCGATCCGTCCGTCTGCGTCGAACCACATGCAGCCTACGACCAGGATAGCTATCGAGTTAGTGCCGTGCAATTGGGAAGTCACACTGGCACCCATATCGACGCACCGTCCCATGTGTTAGCAGACGGACGAACGTTGGATGCCTATTCGCTCGAGCGATTCACGTTCGACGCTGTCCGCATCGACTGCACTGGATCGAGCGACCGCGAGCCTATCACAGTCGAAGACGTTCCTGATGATGAAGCCGATATCGCCCTCTTTTGGACGGACTGGAGTACTCTCTGGGGGACGGAGCGGTATCTCGACCACCCCTATCTGACACCCGATGCGGCCGCCGTGTGCGCCGAACGAGGCTACGCGGTCGGCATCGATGCGCTGAGTCCGGACCCGACACCAACTCAGAACTCCGAGGAAACCGATCCGAGTGGATTGCAGGCTCATCACACCCTGCTCGGTGCTGATAACCTCATCATCGAGAACCTCCGAAACCTCGGAAAACTCCCCGACCGGTTCGAGTTACGTGCGTATCCACTGGCACTTGGGGGCGATGGTGCTCCAGTCCGCGCGGTCGGTATCGTCGACCGATAG